The Garra rufa chromosome 8, GarRuf1.0, whole genome shotgun sequence genome has a segment encoding these proteins:
- the LOC141340378 gene encoding H-2 class II histocompatibility antigen, A-U alpha chain-like, which yields MELYLAILTLTVCLTTDAQLEHNDFLISGCSETEKEYMTGSDGEEAYHTDFDQKQGVVTLPDFADPICFPGFYEISVEEIEICKQNLAVLIKAYKSPPEEMEPPETFIYPRNDVQLTVENTLICHITGFFPPAVNVSWAKNNVIETEGVSLSQYRPRSDGSFHVFSSLKITPEDGDVYSCTVNHRALQGQPQTKIWSVPEASVVLPSVGPAVFCGVGLTLGLLGVTTGLFFLIKATTTDRPDIAKNIKHLMQWTQSKTASPRF from the exons ATGGAGCTATATCTAGCCATTCTTACCCTCACTGTTTGTCTTACAACTGATGCTCAAT TAGAGCACAATGATTTCTTAATTAGTGGATGTTCTGAAACAGAAAAAGAATATATGACTGGATCCGATGGAGAGGAGGCATATCACACTGACTTTGATCAAAAGCAGGGAGTAGTTACATTACCTGATTTCGCAGATCCTATATGCTTTCCGGGATTTTACGAAATAAGTGTTGAAGAAATAGAAATATGCAAACAAAACCTGGCCGTACTCATTAAAGCTTACAAGAGCCCACCAGAGGAAATGG AACCCCCAGAGACGTTCATCTATCCAAGAAACGATGTTCAGCTGACTGTTGAAAACACCCTCATCTGTCACATAACTGGCTTCTTTCCTCCAGCTGTCAATGTCTCATGGGCTAAGAACAATGTGATTGAGACAGAAGGAGTGAGTCTGAGTCAGTACCGACCGAGGAGCGATGGATCCTTCCATGTGTTCTCCTCTCTGAAGATCACTCCTGAAGATGGAGACGTTTACAGCTGCACAGTCAACCACAGAGCCCTCCAGGGCCAACCACAGACTAAAATATGGA GTGTCCCGGAGGCGTCTGTTGTTCTGCCCAGTGTGGGTCCGGCGGTCTTCTGTGGAGTGGGATTGACTCTGGGGCTGCTGGGAGTCACTACTGGACTCTTCTTCCTCATTAAAGCAACTACA
- the LOC141340381 gene encoding H-2 class II histocompatibility antigen, E-S beta chain-like: MSLPKLWSFHHILMLSAFTSAANGYYYYRWSQCIYSSSDLSDMVFLDGYYFNKNLYLQFNSTVGKFVGFTKVGVRDAENFNKDQAFLQYLRAEVDTFCKHNALQYDTTIHDKAVAPKVKLSLVRKGDSRHPSLLMCSAYDFYPEKITVSWLRNGKVVTSDVTSTEKMPNGDWYYQIHTELEYIPKAGEKISCMVDHAGFQKPMIYDWNPPLPEFEWNTPLLFTVGVAGLMLGIITAAAGLIYYKST, encoded by the exons CTAATGGATATTATTACTACCGCTGGTCACAATGCATCTACAGCTCCAGTGATCTCAGTGACATGGTGTTCTTGGATGGCTATTACTTCAATAAAAATCTATACTTGCAGTTCAACAGCACTGTGGGGAAGTTTGTAGGGTTTACTAAAGTTGGAGTGAGAGATGCAGAGAACTTCAACAAAGATCAAGCATTCCTACAGTACTTAAGGGCTGAAGTTGATACATTCTGCAAACATAATGCTTTACAATACGATACAACTATCCATGACAAAGCAG TGGCCCCAAAGGTGAAGCTGAGTTTAGTGAGGAAGGGTGACAGCAGACATCCATCGCTGCTGATGTGCAGTGCGTATGACTTCTACCCTGAGAAAATCACAGTGTCCTGGCTGAGGAATGGTAAAGTAGTGACATCTGACGTGACCTCGACTGAGAAGATGCCCAATGGAGACTGGTACTACCAGATTCACACTGAGCTGGAATACATTCCCAAAGCTGGAGAGAAGATCTCCTGTATGGTGGATCACGCCGGCTTCCAGAAACCCATGATCTATGACTGGA ATCCTCCTCTGCCTGAGTTTGAGTGGAATACGCCGCTGTTATTCACTGTTGGAGTCGCTGGACTGATGCTGGGAATCATCACAGCAGCTGCTGGACTCATTTACTACAAGTCAACATAA